One region of Armigeres subalbatus isolate Guangzhou_Male chromosome 3, GZ_Asu_2, whole genome shotgun sequence genomic DNA includes:
- the LOC134223460 gene encoding uncharacterized protein LOC134223460, with the protein MIASNKNAEVEKNKIATFLWLIGERGVEIYNTLFPNDGGIDSMFGVAAAAGAVPVAGAAPAAGAAPVRTLDDVVTAFDNYCLPRKNVAMEAFKFNMIVQKEKQSFADFETALRTQLAYCEYECPACNASYADRMLRDRIIIGVQDKKLQLKLLDGKDEPLRSVVETCKIFEAASENKQILDNKAHHEMHVVNDQPANGMKEEIAVVRSAACFNCGQHFNAKHRLHCPAKNVNCDACGRRGHFRRFCKAPKMEDGMNRNVRKFDDKRKPNRESVYSLNWRESE; encoded by the exons ATGATAGCCAGCAACAAGAATGCCGAGGtggagaaaaacaaaattgccacGTTTTTGTGGCTCATTGGAGAACGCGGAGTGGAAATATACAACACACTTTTCCCGAATGACGGTGGTATTGATAGCATGTTCGGTGTTGCCGCTGCTGCTGGAGCTGTACCTGTTGCTGGAGCTGCACCTGCTGCTGGAGCTGCACCTGTACGCACGTTGGACGATGTAGTAACGGCATTCGATAATTATTGTCTACCGCGGAAGAACGTTGCCATGGAGGCATTCAAGTTCAACATGATTGTCCAAAAAGAGAAGCAGTCTTTTGCGGATTTCGAAACAGCTCTTCGAACCCAGCTGGCTTATTGTGAATACGAATGTCCAGCGTGCAATGCTTCATATGCCGATCGGATGCTACGAGATCGCATCATAATTGGTGTTCAGGATAAAAAACTCCAATTAAAGCTACTGGATGGAAAAGACGAGCCACTGCGAAGTGTGGTAGAAACATGCAAGATTTTTGAAGCAGCCtcggaaaataaacaaatactgGATAACAAAGCTCACCATGAGATGCACGTCGTCAACGATCAACCAGCGAATGGAATGAAGGAGGAGATAGCAGTTGTAAGGAGTGCGGCTTGTTTTAACTGCGGACAACACTTCAACGCCAAACATCGTCTCCATTGCCCAGCGAAGAATGTGAACTGTGACGCTTGTGGACGACGTGGTCACTTCAGGAGGTTTTGCAAGGCAccgaagatggaagatggaatgAACCGGAATGTTCGTAAGTTTGATGACAAACGTAAGCCAAATAGGGAGTCGGTGTACAGTCTCAATTGGCGTGAATCAG AATGA